In the genome of Aureimonas sp. OT7, one region contains:
- a CDS encoding amino acid ABC transporter permease has product MLEIIQNYWLYFLIGDYPKGPLGGLAMTIVIALLSLALTFPLAVLMALARISPLRWINWPAAGFVYVIRGMPLLMLLFWVYFFLPVLLGFPLSGFWSLVISIVVFQTAYLAEVIRAAIEALPRGQGEAANALGMRYWSMMLRIILPQALFNAVPGILNQLTAIIKETSLGYVLAVNEITYVAGAINGLLITRSIEVFTILAATYFVLCSSLAQLAAFLERRINRRRARVNP; this is encoded by the coding sequence ATGCTTGAGATCATTCAGAATTACTGGCTTTATTTCCTGATCGGAGACTATCCGAAAGGGCCTCTTGGCGGCCTGGCAATGACGATCGTCATTGCGTTGCTAAGCCTTGCCCTGACCTTTCCGCTGGCCGTTCTCATGGCGCTCGCGCGGATCAGCCCTTTGCGCTGGATCAACTGGCCGGCTGCGGGATTCGTCTACGTGATCCGTGGCATGCCGCTGCTGATGCTGCTGTTCTGGGTGTATTTTTTCCTGCCGGTCCTGCTCGGTTTTCCGCTCAGCGGCTTCTGGTCGCTCGTCATATCGATCGTCGTCTTCCAGACGGCCTATCTCGCGGAAGTGATCCGCGCGGCGATCGAGGCTCTGCCGCGCGGGCAGGGCGAGGCGGCCAACGCACTGGGTATGCGCTACTGGTCGATGATGCTGCGCATCATCCTTCCGCAAGCCTTGTTCAATGCGGTACCCGGCATTCTCAACCAGTTGACCGCGATCATCAAGGAAACGTCCCTCGGGTATGTGCTTGCCGTAAACGAGATTACCTACGTTGCCGGCGCCATCAACGGGCTTCTGATCACCCGTTCGATCGAAGTGTTCACGATCCTTGCGGCAACGTACTTCGTGCTGTGTTCAAGCCTGGCCCAGCTTGCGGCCTTTCTGGAACGGCGCATCAACCGCAGAAGAGCACGGGTGAACCCATGA
- a CDS encoding transporter substrate-binding domain-containing protein: MNSISVSLAVAGFVAVVAPVASQAEMLDDIRERGKVTCGVLNNLEPFGYLDAATREVIGYEVDLCRDMAAHLGVEADIKVVSSQARMPELLQGRLDVLVALISYSPERAEQVDFSGTYVADSFQAIAIEDSGLETLDDIAGRRVSVIKGSFLEPLVQKAYPTATVVSFDDATTTFMAVAQGRVDATVQRTTQARALQLRLGENDNTVMLDPPITVQRSGFAIRKGNPAFLAELNAFLAEYEEAGAAQKLFDRWLGTDSPFDLKRTFVVGSDIAE, translated from the coding sequence ATGAATAGTATTTCAGTTTCGCTCGCCGTGGCCGGCTTCGTGGCGGTCGTGGCGCCGGTCGCGTCACAGGCCGAGATGCTCGACGACATTCGCGAGCGCGGCAAGGTCACCTGCGGTGTCCTGAACAATCTTGAGCCGTTCGGCTATCTCGACGCCGCCACGCGCGAAGTTATCGGCTACGAGGTCGATCTGTGCCGGGACATGGCCGCCCATCTGGGTGTCGAGGCCGATATCAAGGTGGTTTCCTCGCAGGCGCGGATGCCCGAACTGCTGCAGGGGCGGCTCGATGTTCTCGTTGCCCTGATCAGCTACAGTCCGGAGCGTGCCGAGCAGGTCGACTTCAGTGGCACCTATGTCGCCGACAGTTTTCAGGCGATCGCCATCGAGGATTCGGGGCTGGAGACCCTGGACGATATCGCGGGCCGGCGGGTTTCCGTCATCAAGGGGTCATTCCTGGAGCCGTTGGTCCAGAAAGCCTATCCCACCGCGACGGTCGTCTCCTTCGATGACGCGACCACGACGTTCATGGCCGTTGCGCAGGGCCGGGTGGATGCAACGGTGCAGCGGACCACACAGGCGCGCGCGTTGCAGCTTCGGCTGGGCGAGAACGACAATACCGTCATGCTCGATCCCCCGATCACCGTTCAACGCAGCGGTTTTGCCATTCGCAAGGGAAACCCCGCCTTTCTCGCCGAGCTGAATGCCTTCCTGGCGGAATATGAAGAGGCCGGCGCGGCGCAGAAGCTGTTCGACCGCTGGCTCGGGACAGACTCCCCGTTCGACCTGAAGCGCACCTTCGTGGTGGGAAGTGACATTGCCGAGTGA
- a CDS encoding aldolase/citrate lyase family protein, with protein sequence MQGAKLRKRLLAGEAIGMINPHQTSPTLAGRLVELGADTIFIDCEHGAWSYEDVRVAGQIVRGAGGAIIVRPDSHQRSTLIRYLNVGGDGLMVPMVANAEEARQIVDTVRYAYPRDHEDRLVICMIESADTVENELDAMLKVDGVDVFFVGPNDLAQSMGYTSFTPYGLEPPADVDEMVERALGKISAAGKVGGTLTKADRLNHWLQKGARFIYYHSDPILRQGISAFQAQLR encoded by the coding sequence ATGCAGGGCGCCAAACTTCGGAAAAGACTTCTTGCCGGTGAAGCCATCGGGATGATCAATCCACATCAAACCTCGCCGACCCTGGCAGGCCGTCTCGTCGAGTTGGGAGCGGACACGATCTTCATCGATTGTGAGCACGGGGCCTGGAGCTACGAGGATGTGCGCGTAGCAGGCCAGATCGTGCGCGGCGCCGGAGGCGCGATCATCGTTCGTCCGGACTCCCATCAGCGCTCTACCCTGATCCGCTATCTCAATGTCGGGGGCGATGGTCTGATGGTGCCGATGGTGGCCAACGCCGAGGAAGCGCGGCAGATCGTCGACACCGTGCGCTACGCCTATCCCCGGGATCATGAGGACCGCCTCGTCATCTGCATGATCGAGAGCGCAGACACGGTCGAGAACGAACTCGACGCCATGCTAAAGGTCGATGGCGTGGATGTGTTTTTCGTGGGCCCGAACGATCTGGCACAATCGATGGGGTATACCTCCTTCACGCCCTATGGGCTGGAGCCGCCGGCCGATGTCGACGAAATGGTGGAACGCGCGCTTGGGAAGATCAGCGCGGCGGGCAAGGTGGGGGGTACTCTCACCAAGGCGGATCGCCTGAATCACTGGCTGCAGAAGGGCGCACGCTTCATCTACTATCATAGCGACCCAATACTGCGGCAGGGCATCTCGGCCTTCCAGGCGCAGTTGCGCTAG
- a CDS encoding amino acid ABC transporter ATP-binding protein yields MIRSDEPAVVLQGVNKWYGAVQVLFDIDLTVAEGERIAVCGPSGSGKSTMIRTINQLEPHQSGRIVVGGTEVVPGMKRIDRVRSDVGMVFQHFNLFPHLSVLDNCTVAPRTVRGVSRRTAEERAMAFLERVRIPEQAHKYPGQLSGGQQQRVAIARALCMSPRVMLFDEPTSALDPEMVREVLDVMIELARERMTMVVVTHEMDFAREVADRVVFMDGGKIVEINPPEKFFTDPDSERTRNFLGKINH; encoded by the coding sequence ATGATCCGCAGCGATGAGCCGGCAGTCGTCCTGCAGGGCGTGAACAAATGGTATGGCGCCGTACAGGTTCTCTTCGACATCGATCTGACGGTCGCGGAAGGGGAACGGATCGCGGTCTGTGGTCCGTCCGGCTCCGGCAAGTCGACCATGATCCGCACGATCAATCAGCTTGAACCGCACCAGAGCGGCAGGATCGTCGTCGGTGGTACGGAAGTCGTGCCGGGAATGAAGCGCATCGACCGCGTCAGAAGCGACGTCGGGATGGTGTTCCAGCATTTCAACCTCTTTCCGCATCTGAGCGTGCTCGACAACTGCACCGTCGCGCCGCGGACGGTCCGTGGCGTGAGCAGGCGCACGGCGGAGGAACGCGCCATGGCGTTTCTTGAGCGGGTCCGTATCCCCGAACAGGCGCACAAGTATCCCGGGCAGCTCTCCGGTGGCCAGCAGCAGCGTGTCGCCATTGCCCGCGCGCTCTGCATGTCGCCACGGGTCATGCTGTTCGACGAGCCGACCTCTGCCCTCGACCCGGAAATGGTGCGCGAGGTTCTCGACGTCATGATCGAGCTGGCGCGCGAGCGCATGACGATGGTCGTTGTAACTCATGAAATGGACTTTGCGCGAGAAGTCGCGGATCGGGTTGTATTCATGGATGGAGGAAAAATAGTGGAAATAAACCCGCCGGAGAAGTTCTTTACCGATCCGGACAGCGAAAGAACCCGAAATTTTCTCGGGAAAATCAATCACTGA
- a CDS encoding amino acid ABC transporter ATP-binding protein: MSAVDPIIRIENVSKNFGSLEVLKNVSGAVHTSEVIVLCGLSGSGKSTLIRTISALEPIREGRITVGAVDVHARRTDINALRRGIGFVFQSFNLFPHLSALDNVAIGLRRLMSVPKSDAYRKSRALLERVGLGHRATYMPADLSGGEQQRVAIARALSMEPKVMLFDEPTSALDPEMVGEVLKVIKDLSADGMTMICVTHEMNFAREVADWIWLMEAGQIIEKARPGAFFDAPQHPSARRFVQSHLGRARTSPSTENDVNDPQR; the protein is encoded by the coding sequence ATGAGCGCGGTCGATCCCATCATCCGTATCGAAAATGTCTCCAAGAACTTCGGCTCTCTGGAGGTTCTGAAGAACGTGTCCGGCGCGGTGCACACAAGCGAGGTCATCGTTCTGTGTGGTCTGTCCGGCTCCGGAAAATCCACCCTGATCCGCACGATCAGCGCGTTGGAGCCCATCCGCGAAGGGCGCATCACGGTTGGTGCTGTCGATGTCCATGCGCGAAGGACCGACATCAACGCCTTGCGGCGGGGCATCGGTTTCGTTTTTCAGTCCTTCAACCTGTTTCCGCATCTCAGTGCGCTTGACAACGTCGCGATCGGGCTGCGCCGGCTGATGAGCGTGCCGAAGAGTGACGCCTATCGCAAGTCCCGCGCTCTCCTGGAGCGTGTGGGCCTGGGGCACAGGGCGACTTACATGCCTGCCGATCTCTCCGGCGGGGAGCAGCAGCGCGTCGCCATTGCCCGGGCCCTGTCGATGGAGCCGAAGGTCATGCTTTTCGACGAGCCAACATCGGCTCTGGATCCGGAGATGGTCGGCGAAGTGCTCAAGGTCATCAAGGATCTGAGCGCCGACGGCATGACGATGATCTGCGTCACGCATGAGATGAACTTTGCCCGGGAGGTTGCGGACTGGATCTGGCTGATGGAGGCCGGGCAGATCATCGAGAAGGCGCGGCCCGGCGCGTTCTTCGACGCTCCGCAGCATCCGAGCGCCCGTCGCTTCGTACAGTCGCATCTGGGTCGCGCCCGGACCTCCCCGTCAACGGAGAATGACGTGAATGATCCGCAGCGATGA
- a CDS encoding iron ABC transporter permease: MTDRFALPEQPRPSLYPLLTMACATVIIALLAFPLGRMVWNLVIGGDGGIAQAAQVFTQPWFWPVLFNTLVIVGLSTLFALIIGATLAWVNVRTDAGIGVAGTLVPIIPLLIPNVAMAIGWVFIAAPRVGFLNGVLSLLPEWMSFQVNIYTWSGLIFVYTINAVPYVYLIVSAALRNLDPALEEAAQVNGAGLFRTLRTVSIPAIRPALISSALLVTITSLGLYSIPGVIATTARVDVMTTRIVFLLNRDFPPRLAEAQALGVVMLLVVLALWIFEMRARRSGQFATLGGRASSSSRIEMGLWKWPARCLTIAYLAATSALPVIALLVVSLQTYWSPSIDVTTFNLANFNQALFLHRLTGTALTNSLYLSAVGALVAMGIAVIVAIYAVNRSSAFSAFVDGAVKSSAAIPNLILAVGFLVAFSGAPFFLSGTTTILLLAFIVMYIAPGSIAATAAINQVGKDLREASLTSGADDGRTVRKIIVPLAFPGFVAGTAIVFVHMMGDLSAAALLAGPNNPVVGFAIMSIWEAGTFGVLAALSVCLCVVNMGTVALMFGLGHLIRRR, translated from the coding sequence ATGACCGACCGTTTCGCTTTGCCGGAGCAGCCGCGCCCCAGCCTTTATCCGCTTCTGACGATGGCCTGCGCCACCGTCATCATCGCGCTGCTGGCATTCCCGCTCGGTCGCATGGTCTGGAACCTCGTGATTGGCGGCGATGGCGGCATCGCACAGGCCGCGCAGGTCTTTACGCAGCCCTGGTTCTGGCCCGTTCTGTTCAACACTCTCGTCATTGTCGGTCTCAGCACGCTGTTCGCGCTGATCATCGGCGCGACGCTCGCCTGGGTGAATGTGCGAACCGATGCCGGTATCGGCGTCGCCGGCACATTGGTGCCGATCATTCCGCTCCTGATCCCCAATGTCGCGATGGCCATCGGGTGGGTCTTCATTGCGGCGCCGCGCGTGGGCTTCCTGAACGGGGTCCTGTCCCTACTGCCGGAATGGATGTCGTTCCAGGTCAACATCTACACCTGGTCGGGGTTGATATTCGTTTATACGATCAACGCCGTTCCCTATGTCTATCTCATCGTGTCCGCCGCGTTGCGCAACCTCGACCCGGCGTTGGAAGAAGCCGCGCAGGTCAATGGCGCCGGTTTGTTCCGGACCCTGCGCACGGTGTCGATTCCGGCAATTCGTCCGGCCCTGATTTCCTCGGCCCTTCTCGTCACGATCACGAGCCTCGGCCTCTATTCGATCCCCGGTGTCATTGCCACGACAGCGCGTGTCGACGTGATGACGACGCGCATCGTCTTTCTGCTCAATCGCGACTTTCCCCCTCGCCTTGCCGAGGCTCAGGCTCTCGGCGTCGTCATGCTGCTCGTCGTCCTCGCCTTGTGGATATTCGAGATGCGCGCGCGCCGCTCGGGGCAGTTTGCAACGCTGGGCGGGCGCGCCTCCAGCAGTTCCAGGATAGAGATGGGCCTTTGGAAATGGCCGGCGCGCTGCCTGACCATTGCCTATCTTGCCGCAACATCGGCTCTCCCCGTCATCGCCCTGCTCGTCGTTTCGCTACAGACCTACTGGTCTCCCTCGATCGACGTCACAACCTTCAATCTGGCCAATTTCAACCAGGCCCTATTCCTCCATCGCCTGACCGGAACGGCGCTGACCAACAGTCTCTATCTGTCCGCCGTCGGTGCCCTCGTCGCCATGGGGATCGCGGTGATCGTCGCGATCTACGCCGTCAATCGATCCAGCGCGTTCAGCGCGTTCGTCGACGGTGCAGTGAAGTCGTCCGCCGCCATTCCGAACCTTATCCTGGCGGTGGGCTTTCTCGTCGCCTTCAGCGGCGCTCCCTTCTTCCTGTCGGGCACCACCACGATCCTGCTCCTGGCCTTCATCGTGATGTACATCGCCCCGGGCTCGATCGCAGCGACCGCCGCCATCAATCAGGTCGGCAAGGATCTCCGCGAAGCCTCTCTGACAAGCGGCGCCGACGATGGACGGACGGTCCGGAAGATTATCGTTCCGCTCGCCTTCCCCGGCTTCGTCGCCGGTACCGCCATCGTCTTCGTGCACATGATGGGCGATCTCTCCGCCGCCGCACTTCTGGCTGGCCCCAACAATCCCGTGGTCGGCTTCGCGATCATGTCGATTTGGGAAGCCGGAACCTTCGGCGTCCTGGCTGCCCTCTCTGTCTGCCTGTGCGTCGTCAACATGGGCACCGTGGCCCTCATGTTCGGCCTCGGCCACCTCATCCGCCGGCGCTGA
- a CDS encoding GntR family transcriptional regulator: protein MRADSPFDQSDGPRGADSVGEQIERVRGEVVAMLDRGELVPGERLLEARLARRLNVGRNIAREALRALEQVGIVRIVPNRGAKLCKLSMEDALELYDLRAGLARTAARLAAKRINRAQLDEMQDLQRQLQLAVNHDDALLYNTINSRFHEIVFQGARNKRLETYNSMVEDELKLFLSRSFYSASAFASSWEEHQRVLDGLLEGDEKKASDAFEGHIISGKARLINGEVSLRF, encoded by the coding sequence ATGCGTGCAGATTCCCCGTTTGACCAGTCGGATGGTCCGCGTGGTGCGGACAGTGTCGGCGAGCAGATCGAGCGTGTGCGCGGCGAGGTTGTCGCCATGCTCGACAGGGGGGAGCTTGTGCCGGGCGAGCGTCTTCTGGAGGCGCGCCTTGCGAGGCGCCTGAATGTGGGGCGGAACATCGCGCGAGAGGCGCTTCGCGCGCTGGAGCAGGTCGGAATCGTTCGCATCGTTCCCAATCGTGGGGCCAAGTTGTGCAAGCTTTCGATGGAAGATGCGCTTGAGCTCTATGACCTGCGGGCCGGGCTAGCGCGGACGGCAGCGCGGTTGGCCGCAAAGCGGATCAATCGCGCTCAACTGGACGAGATGCAGGACTTGCAGCGCCAGTTGCAATTGGCCGTCAATCATGATGACGCGCTGCTTTATAATACGATCAATAGCCGCTTTCACGAGATCGTCTTTCAGGGTGCTCGTAATAAAAGGCTGGAAACATACAATTCCATGGTCGAGGACGAGCTGAAATTGTTTTTGAGCCGTAGTTTTTACTCGGCTTCTGCCTTCGCCAGCTCCTGGGAAGAGCATCAGCGTGTGCTGGATGGACTTCTTGAGGGGGATGAGAAGAAGGCGTCGGATGCGTTCGAGGGCCACATCATCAGTGGCAAGGCGCGCCTTATAAACGGGGAAGTGTCGTTGCGCTTCTGA
- a CDS encoding ABC transporter ATP-binding protein, translating into MNTSPSAPARIEIVDLVKTYQREGGANLTPVNRINLTVAPDELVVLLGPSGCGKTTLLRCVAGLERPDAGEIIINGRTVFSSRKGIYVPANRREMSFVFQTYALWPHMTVGENVAYPLLSRNVPKQQIADKVSAVLDMVGVGGLGKQYPNQISGGQQQRVALARALVSDSSVVLFDEPLSNVDAQVRAQLRYELQAMQRRLGFSGLYVTHDQSEAMELSHRVAVLDAGVMSALGTPEEIYDTPPNEYVARFVGTANVWSGTVSQAEEHTIGVAVNGQVLSIDRSVSGRPGTRLNDPVSVVARPEHLTLRPGPPADGESNALGGTLEARLFSGAYTEYVVRLGADRKAVVWAQDSSRLGGLSIGDPVHLTAPATRLRLIDAAGADR; encoded by the coding sequence ATGAACACGTCCCCGTCCGCGCCCGCGCGCATCGAGATCGTCGATCTCGTCAAGACCTACCAGCGCGAAGGCGGAGCAAACCTCACTCCCGTCAACCGGATCAACCTGACCGTCGCGCCGGATGAACTCGTCGTCCTCCTCGGGCCGTCCGGCTGCGGAAAGACCACGCTCCTGCGCTGCGTGGCGGGCCTTGAGCGTCCCGACGCGGGTGAGATCATCATCAACGGCCGCACCGTCTTCTCGTCACGCAAGGGCATCTATGTGCCCGCCAACCGTCGCGAGATGTCCTTCGTCTTTCAAACCTATGCGCTCTGGCCGCACATGACGGTCGGGGAGAATGTCGCCTACCCGCTCCTGTCCCGGAACGTGCCGAAACAGCAGATCGCGGACAAGGTCTCCGCAGTCCTGGACATGGTCGGTGTCGGCGGGCTCGGGAAACAGTACCCGAACCAGATCAGCGGAGGTCAGCAGCAGCGTGTCGCGCTGGCGCGTGCGCTGGTGTCAGACAGTTCTGTCGTTCTGTTCGATGAGCCTTTGTCGAATGTCGACGCCCAGGTAAGGGCGCAGTTGCGATACGAATTGCAGGCCATGCAGAGACGGCTGGGCTTTTCGGGCCTATATGTCACGCATGACCAGTCCGAGGCCATGGAACTGAGCCATCGGGTCGCCGTTCTCGATGCCGGCGTCATGTCGGCGCTCGGCACGCCGGAGGAAATCTACGACACGCCGCCAAACGAGTATGTCGCGCGGTTCGTCGGCACGGCGAATGTGTGGAGCGGCACCGTTTCCCAGGCGGAGGAGCACACGATCGGCGTTGCCGTGAACGGGCAGGTCCTGAGCATCGACCGCTCCGTATCCGGCCGTCCCGGCACTCGACTGAACGATCCTGTATCGGTCGTCGCGCGGCCCGAGCACCTGACGTTGCGCCCCGGCCCCCCGGCAGATGGGGAAAGCAACGCCCTCGGCGGAACGCTGGAGGCGCGTCTCTTCTCGGGCGCCTATACGGAATACGTCGTTCGGCTCGGTGCCGACCGAAAGGCTGTCGTCTGGGCGCAGGACAGCTCCCGGCTTGGCGGTCTCTCCATCGGCGATCCGGTTCACCTGACCGCGCCGGCCACGCGCCTGCGCCTGATCGACGCCGCCGGGGCTGACCGATGA
- a CDS encoding GntR family transcriptional regulator → MADEQTEPKLRGKHPTEDLIYERLIDAIIDKHLRAGEHVNEVKLAEAYDVPRSRVRRVLERLRDEDVVIFELNRGAFISRPTVQEARHVYEARRELELVTVKLACERATSADINRLRAHLRFEREAFDKHDAGVNRIASNFHHLIASIAGNPVFNKMLGVLIRRGVLIQSVYERKGGVLCLTHEHEHIVNHIAENRPQQAVQEMVHHFEHILASLDLSETRRLEADIYEFLRD, encoded by the coding sequence ATGGCTGACGAGCAGACGGAGCCGAAACTCAGGGGCAAGCATCCGACCGAGGACCTGATCTATGAGCGGCTCATCGATGCCATCATCGACAAGCACCTGCGCGCGGGCGAACATGTCAACGAAGTCAAACTTGCGGAAGCCTACGATGTGCCCCGCTCGCGTGTTAGGCGTGTTCTGGAGCGTCTGCGGGACGAAGATGTCGTGATTTTCGAACTAAACCGCGGCGCATTCATCAGCCGCCCCACGGTGCAGGAAGCGCGCCACGTATACGAAGCACGTCGGGAACTAGAGCTCGTTACCGTTAAGCTGGCATGCGAACGCGCCACTTCTGCTGACATCAATCGCCTGCGCGCGCATCTTCGCTTTGAGCGCGAAGCGTTCGACAAGCACGATGCCGGCGTCAATCGCATCGCCAGCAACTTCCATCACCTGATCGCATCTATCGCCGGCAATCCCGTTTTCAACAAGATGCTTGGAGTGCTCATACGTCGTGGGGTGCTGATCCAGTCTGTATATGAACGAAAAGGTGGCGTGCTCTGCCTAACTCATGAGCATGAACACATCGTGAATCATATTGCTGAGAACCGACCGCAACAAGCGGTTCAGGAAATGGTGCACCATTTCGAACATATCCTCGCGAGCCTCGACTTGAGCGAAACCCGGCGCCTCGAGGCCGATATCTACGAGTTCCTGAGAGACTAG
- a CDS encoding extracellular solute-binding protein has protein sequence MKILSTAFAGVTIAFVPIFGLTPGAVAQTTMEDLEAAATAEGKLMIYTSNHDADMQARVAAFEARYPGIRVEYVRQPSSQIFTRFISEQNAGVTLADLLATGSTSLYQEEPALFRALTEADLPVLADTDLLVEAENDNYKVFVNDLQKVTYSTSAVSQEDLAAHLAEWGNLSDPFWKGNIALVDPRNSNNQMSFLLYMQDIYGDEWFEDFMANGPELVGTASSASQQVAAGAFNVLVPTIPAQSAAIRAQGAPVGLYSPAGLNHVTASGAAVPVDAPNPNAGMLFLNWMLTEEAQAIGCATGGLPNIATQSAECPDHLPEEYSLARDVIPAEDAAAVLRLIGLQP, from the coding sequence ATGAAAATACTGTCCACCGCCTTTGCCGGCGTGACGATTGCTTTTGTTCCCATTTTTGGACTGACCCCGGGCGCGGTGGCTCAAACGACAATGGAAGACCTTGAGGCGGCCGCCACCGCCGAGGGGAAACTCATGATTTACACTTCAAATCATGATGCCGACATGCAGGCCCGGGTGGCGGCCTTCGAAGCGCGCTACCCTGGCATCCGCGTCGAATATGTTCGCCAGCCGTCGAGCCAGATCTTCACCCGCTTCATCAGCGAGCAGAACGCGGGAGTCACCCTTGCCGACCTGCTGGCGACAGGCTCCACATCGCTCTATCAGGAAGAGCCTGCCTTGTTCCGCGCGCTGACGGAAGCGGACCTGCCGGTTCTTGCCGACACCGATCTTCTGGTCGAAGCCGAGAACGACAACTACAAAGTGTTCGTCAACGACCTTCAGAAAGTCACCTACAGCACCAGCGCAGTGAGCCAAGAGGATCTGGCGGCCCATCTGGCCGAATGGGGGAATTTGTCGGACCCTTTCTGGAAGGGCAACATCGCCCTTGTCGACCCGCGCAATTCCAACAATCAGATGTCCTTCCTGCTCTACATGCAGGACATTTACGGGGACGAATGGTTCGAAGACTTCATGGCCAACGGGCCGGAGCTGGTCGGAACGGCCTCGTCCGCATCGCAGCAGGTAGCGGCCGGCGCCTTCAACGTGCTCGTTCCGACCATCCCGGCCCAATCGGCCGCGATCCGCGCGCAAGGGGCGCCCGTCGGACTCTACTCTCCCGCCGGGTTGAACCACGTGACCGCATCGGGCGCGGCCGTTCCGGTCGACGCCCCGAACCCGAATGCGGGGATGTTGTTCCTCAACTGGATGCTCACTGAAGAGGCTCAGGCAATCGGCTGCGCGACGGGCGGTCTTCCGAACATCGCCACTCAATCCGCCGAATGCCCCGATCACCTGCCCGAAGAATACAGCCTCGCCCGCGACGTGATCCCGGCCGAGGATGCCGCAGCAGTGCTGCGCCTGATCGGCCTTCAGCCTTAG
- a CDS encoding amino acid ABC transporter permease: protein MGYELNFAPLFTAPYLGFLITGVKYTLALFATAWIIAVLLATVLTTLRASGIKPLAWVTSTYVAYHRNVPLLVQILVWYIGAASFLPRDVNMLINRNNPEFIFAVIALFLYSAAYMSEDMRSGIRAIPRTQMEAARSMGFTFMQSMRWVILPQTWRVALPPLINQTLLLFKGTSLAAAIGVAELTYQARQIETQTFRVFESFAVVTVLYLIGSFALMALGAWSAKKFKLRTK from the coding sequence ATGGGCTATGAGCTGAATTTCGCGCCGCTGTTCACTGCGCCGTATCTGGGATTTCTGATTACTGGCGTCAAATACACCCTTGCCCTTTTCGCGACGGCCTGGATCATTGCGGTTCTTCTTGCAACGGTCCTCACGACACTTCGTGCAAGCGGGATCAAGCCGCTTGCCTGGGTGACTTCGACCTATGTCGCCTATCACCGGAATGTACCGCTGCTCGTCCAGATCCTCGTCTGGTACATCGGCGCAGCGAGCTTCCTGCCCCGCGACGTCAACATGCTCATCAACAGGAACAACCCCGAGTTCATCTTCGCGGTCATCGCGTTGTTCCTGTACTCGGCGGCCTACATGTCGGAAGACATGAGAAGCGGCATCCGGGCCATTCCGCGCACACAGATGGAAGCGGCCCGTTCGATGGGCTTTACCTTCATGCAGTCGATGCGCTGGGTCATCCTGCCGCAGACCTGGCGCGTCGCCCTGCCGCCGCTCATCAATCAGACATTGCTGCTGTTCAAGGGCACGTCGCTGGCGGCAGCTATCGGTGTCGCCGAACTGACCTATCAGGCGCGGCAGATCGAAACGCAGACGTTTCGTGTCTTCGAAAGCTTCGCGGTCGTGACCGTACTGTACCTGATCGGCTCCTTCGCCCTGATGGCGCTGGGTGCGTGGTCCGCCAAAAAATTCAAGTTGCGGACGAAGTGA